The Kwoniella dejecticola CBS 10117 chromosome 2, complete sequence genome segment ttcttccttccttgttGGTCATGTTCCGTATTCCATACTTGTTTCTCCTGTTTTATCGTAGCTCTCTCTTGTGTGTTCATCCCATATATACGAATGCTTCACTATGCTATGTCATGCAATCAATACTTCAATGACCATCCGATATTCCCACTTTGAGCAAGGTACATTATAGCCTCACTTCGAGACATCACGTGACCTGTTCAGCCTCTTCCCTGCGACGCGACGCGGTAAAATCCAGAGccaaatcaagaaatcatGAAGTGAACATGAGCGGATCGGTCGTGATTTCTTTCGTGCGGACGCGTTCGATACCGCCTTGTAATCTGTCATCCGATATATCTAGTTCAaaatatcatcatcgtcaaagtcGATCTGTAGTATATCGGAAGGTCCTGATTACctcacctcttctccgcGATTTTCTTCTCTGACCCATCTTGCTGAATATTCCtaccttgatcttctcttaCACCTAGACGCTATTCCGATCTACGACCAGCGTTCGTCATGACAAACCCAATCATCGAGACCAATGGGGttgtcaatgtcaatggtACCAAAAGCCTTACCCAAGCCTCAAAAGGACGAGCGAACCCCGATCATGGTAAGTCTGCATCCCTCTTCTCTATCTTAGCTAAATCGTATCCTGCATTGAGTTTACACTGACTTGCCTTGCCCTATGCGCGCCTTTAGAGGAATATCAATACCTCGACCTAATATCCCGGATCATGGCCCAAGGCCAATCGCGCCCCGATCGAACAGGGACCGGCACTCTCGCTTTATtcgctcctccttctttccgatTCTCTTTGGAAAACAGTATCTTGCCTTTATTAACGACAAAGCGCGTCTTCCTTCGGGGCGTGATCGCCGAGTTGTTGTGGTTTGTCAACGGATCGACAGATAGTAAATTGCTAAGCGACCAAGGGGTGGGGATatgggatgggaatggaagtaAAGAGTTCCTCACTAAGAACGGGCTAGGTCATAGGCGAGAGGGCGACCTGGGACCTGTATATGGGTTTCAATGGAGGCATTTCGGAGCGGAATACACGGATGCAGATGGCGATTATAGAGATAAGGGCGTAGATCAGTTAAAGGAGGTCATTTGGAAAATTAAGAATAATCCGACGGATAGGAGGATTATACTCAGTGCTTGGAATCCAAAGGGTGAGTGAGTCTCGCctggtcgtggtcgtggtcgtgtTCTTACGGAGTCCATCAAGGAACAACTCGACGATCAATCCTCGCACTTTCTCAACACTGCTCATACTCGTAACACACATTCAGAAATCGATGGATCGCGTACTGACTCGACATGACTTTTTTTCTTCGTGATATGATAGACCTCCCGCTTATGGCCCTTCCGCCATGCCACATGTTCTGCCAATTCTACGTCACCCTCCCCTCGCCCTCTATCGCTGACGACAAGCCCAAACTAAGTTGTCTGATGTATCAACGATCATGCGACCTGGGTCTCGGCGTTCCCTTCAACATCGCCTCGTACGCCCTGTTAACCCACATGATCGCCTACATCACCGATACTGTCCCGCACGAATTCATACTGCAGATGGGCGATTCCCACATATACAAAGATCATGTCGACCCCCTGAAAATCCAGTTGGAGAGAGAGCCCAGGGATTTCCCGACGCTGAGATTCAAGAGGACACGGGAAGAGATAGGTGATATAGATGGATTCACGGTGGATGATTTCGTAGTGGAGGGGTATAAGCCTCATGgcaagatcgagatgaagatgtctGTGAGTCGCTTCTCGAAAAATTACCGGCCTGACTTATGGCGCCATGGggctgacgatgaaggtaTTAGGCTTAATTGTGAAGTCgctcttctccagctccgaCTGGGCTTCTTGCAACACCGGATGTCCTCAGCCTATGTACCCATAATGTTGTTCTAGATGTGTGCAATGCATTCTATACTATACACTCGAGATACAACAACATGATGCCGTGTGCGGGGCGTTGTTCCTGGTCAATTACATtctcacctcttccgcctaATCCGTTGAAACTAAACCATCTGATGATAATCCATGATCCTGCCCTACCTTCTCGAGGTGGGTCTAGGAGGCGGTAAGATAGAGTTCCTTTCCGACGAA includes the following:
- a CDS encoding thymidylate synthase, with the protein product MTNPIIETNGVVNVNGTKSLTQASKGRANPDHEEYQYLDLISRIMAQGQSRPDRTGTGTLALFAPPSFRFSLENSILPLLTTKRVFLRGVIAELLWFVNGSTDSKLLSDQGVGIWDGNGSKEFLTKNGLGHRREGDLGPVYGFQWRHFGAEYTDADGDYRDKGVDQLKEVIWKIKNNPTDRRIILSAWNPKDLPLMALPPCHMFCQFYVTLPSPSIADDKPKLSCLMYQRSCDLGLGVPFNIASYALLTHMIAYITDTVPHEFILQMGDSHIYKDHVDPLKIQLEREPRDFPTLRFKRTREEIGDIDGFTVDDFVVEGYKPHGKIEMKMSLRLGFLQHRMSSAYVPIMLF